The Plasmodium brasilianum strain Bolivian I chromosome 14, whole genome shotgun sequence genome contains a region encoding:
- a CDS encoding tryptophan-rich protein, whose amino-acid sequence MVSSITVALFTLSSVLILSNITPSLQHEKSFNERRPLDGSELDEEAGVPKEWNDEWNNWKIGLEDDYKNFIISLQKGKESWMQHKSNEWNEWIKMVQNKWKDICENINKIYKSPIYKKSLTWNENFWNKWIHTEWKQDMGKDWQIWINDVEINMRELIDDRWNHWQKYQKFLWLMRNWTDEECECVNNMENKKTSDSEKTEEFIYKGNNKFYWKNKKWENWVQSKENFITKIKYHNWLQWKQEKYSIFNKYRDNLIEKLANEKQLSVFVTDG is encoded by the exons ATGGTTTCTTCTATTACTGTTGCCTTATTTACTTTATCGTCCGTTCTTATTTTAAGCAATATTACTCCA TCTCTTCAGCATGAAAAGAGTTTCAATGAACGCAGACCGTTGGATGGATCAGAATTAGATGAAGAAGCAGGAGTACCAAAAGAGTGGAATGACGAGTGGAATAATTGGAAAATAGGCTTGGAAGATGACTAcaagaattttattatatctttacaaaaaggaaaagaatcTTGGATGCAACATAAATCAAACGAATGGAATGAATGGATTAAAATGGTGCAAAACAAATGGAAAGATATTTgcgaaaatattaataaaatatataaatcacctatttataaaaaatccTTAACATGGAATGAAAATTTCTGGAATAAATGGATTCATACCGAATGGAAACAAGATATGGGTAAGGATTGGCAAATTTGGATTAATGATgttgaaataaatatgagAGAGTTAATAGATGATAGATGGAACCACTGGCAAAAGTaccaaaaatttttatggtTAATGAGAAACTGGACAGATGAAGAATGTGAATGTGTGaataatatggaaaataaaaaaacttcAGATTCAGAAAAAACAGAAGAGTTCATATATAAAgggaataataaattttattggaaaaataaaaaatgggaaaattgGGTACaaagtaaagaaaattttattacaaaGATTAAGTACCATAATTGGTTACAATGGAAACAAGAAAAATACtccatatttaataaatatcgAGATAATCTTATTGAAAAATTGGCTAATGAAAAACAGTTGTCTGTCTTTGTCACCGATGgatag